In Aegilops tauschii subsp. strangulata cultivar AL8/78 chromosome 3, Aet v6.0, whole genome shotgun sequence, one genomic interval encodes:
- the LOC109756749 gene encoding E3 ubiquitin-protein ligase SINA-like 2: MESVVDSVFVPCKHGCAKELAYCQQEEHERECPTGPCFCPVPGCGFSGPTAALQDHFTGLHKWPMKSFKYFVPFFLRVVRPGSHVLRCGDGLLFVLTVGPPVELLGRAVSLVCVRPNVLESPVGCSVCFSCFAGHYQVAGDKTEAVVLWITMDTIFPIHDDELYEEDDDDDDSYEDGENEDEEDDD, encoded by the exons ATGGAGAGCGTCGTGGACAGCGTCTTCGTCCCCTGCAAGCACGGATGCGCCAAGGAGCTCGCCTACTGCCAGCAGGAGGAGCACGAGAGAGAGTGCCCCACCGGCCCGTGCTTCTGCCCTGTCCCTGGCTGTGGCTTCTCAGGGCCGACCGCCGCGCTCCAGGACCATTTCACCGGCCTGCACAAGTGGCCGATGAAGAGTTTCAAGTATTTCGTGCCGTTCTTCCTCCGAGTAGTGCGTCCGGGATCGCACGTCCTCAGATGCGGAGACGGACTACTCTTCGTGCTCACTGTGGGGCCGCCGGTGGAGCTCCTCGGCCGCGCGGTGTCCCTCGTCTGCGTCCGGCCGAACGTGCTGGAGTCCCCGGTCGGATGCTCTGTGTGCTTCTCGTGCTTCGCCGGCCATTACCAG GTTGCTGGTGACAAAACCGAGGCCGTCGTGCTTTGGATCACCATGGACACAATTTTCCCTATTCACGATGATGAGCTGTACGAGGaggatgatgatgacgacgacagCTACGAGGACGGTGAGAATGAGGATGAGGAGGATGATGATTGA
- the LOC109756750 gene encoding putative cyclin-dependent kinase F-2, with protein MGWSEVIGNDVATATPAVRNRVDRRDEWGQRATATGGESSKSAIGSRFERLAKIGEGGFGVVYRARDRRTGEIVAIKCLRTNKYAHDDSGDRYLSAFAGEVSALEKCSGHPSIVQLRASGQHNGKAFIAMEFVGQTLRYVMKHVRFGRRHTEMEVCLMMRQLLTGVGRMNRLGLMHRDLKPGNVLVDDRRNLKICDLGLSCSMTDGPPYSNHIGTRGYRAPELLLGSTNYDQRIDSWALGVMMAELLAGHHPFYGKTDMDHLSEILDLLGTADIKEWPGYDGRQLPGGWALHSSLRSMFPSPADARRRCRPQLSEAGFEVLSGLLRCNPEKRLTARAALRHRWFKETNFRAAKS; from the coding sequence ATGGGATGGTCGGAAGTCATAGGCAACGACGTCGCCACCGCCACACCGGCAGTGCGCAACCGTGTTGATAGACGGGATGAATGGGGCCAAAGAGCCACGGCCACCGGTGGCGAATCCTCAAAGTCTGCAATAGGGAGCCGCTTCGAGCGACTCGCCAAGATCGGTGAAGGGGGCTTCGGTGTCGTTTACCGGGCGAGGGACCGCCGCACCGGCGAGATCGTCGCTATCAAGTGCCTCCGCACAAACAAGTACGCCCACGACGACAGCGGCGACCGCTACCTCTCCGCCTTTGCGGGCGAGGTCAGCGCCTTGGAGAAGTGCAGCGGCCACCCGTCCATTGTGCAGCTGCGCGCCTCGGGCCAACACAACGGCAAGGCCTTCATCGCCATGGAGTTCGTCGGACAAACCCTCAGGTATGTTATGAAGCACGTCCGTTTCGGGAGGAGACACACCGAGATGGAGGTCTGCCTGATGATGAGGCAGCTCCTCACCGGCGTGGGGAGGATGAACCGTCTAGGTCTCATGCACCGTGACCTTAAGCCGGGGAACGTGCTCGTCGACGACCGCAGGAACCTCAAGATCTGTGACCTTGGGCTATCATGCAGCATGACCGATGGGCCGCCCTATTCAAACCACATTGGAACACGGGGTTACCGCGCACCAGAGCTCCTCCTTGGGTCCACGAATTACGACCAGCGCATCGACTCTTGGGCTCTTGGCGTCATGATGGCTGAGCTACTTGCTGGTCACCACCCTTTCTATGGGAAGACCGACATGGACCACCTCAGTGAGATCTTGGACCTTCTTGGTACAGCAGACATCAAAGAGTGGCCGGGCTATGATGGGCGGCAGCTGCCCGGCGGATGGGCATTGCATAGCAGTTTGCGCTCCATGTTCCCATCTCCTGCCGATGCTAGGAGAAGATGCCGCCCCCAACTTTCAGAAGCTGGTTTTGAGGTCTTGAGCGGCCTTCTGCGATGCAACCCTGAAAAGAGACTCACGGCAAGGGCCGCGCTGCGGCATAGGTGGTTTAAAGAGACCAACTTCAGGGCTGCAAAGAGCTGA